In Methanobrevibacter sp., one DNA window encodes the following:
- a CDS encoding DUF3021 domain-containing protein, whose product MKIDLIERLGLGAFVGCFVVMLVMVLGSYAIGPANVSFSGGEIINAFFGSIVIGWAFSLSGLIYEKEEVPFPLQVIFQMVIGMGVLFAMAIYLKWMPISLGIGPIITWIAIACIFAAVFWLGFFIYYSLQARDINKKLELSNE is encoded by the coding sequence ATGAAAATCGATTTAATAGAAAGATTAGGATTAGGGGCATTTGTAGGATGCTTTGTTGTAATGCTAGTAATGGTTTTGGGATCATATGCCATAGGGCCTGCCAATGTCTCATTCAGTGGTGGAGAAATTATAAATGCCTTCTTCGGATCCATTGTAATCGGATGGGCATTCAGCTTAAGTGGATTGATCTATGAAAAAGAGGAAGTTCCATTTCCACTTCAAGTCATTTTCCAAATGGTAATAGGTATGGGTGTATTGTTCGCTATGGCAATCTACTTGAAATGGATGCCTATTAGCTTAGGAATCGGTCCGATCATTACTTGGATTGCAATAGCATGTATCTTTGCCGCAGTGTTCTGGCTAGGATTTTTCATTTATTACTCTCTTCAAGCAAGAGATATAAATAAAAAATTGGAATTATCTAATGAATAG
- the tfrB gene encoding fumarate reductase (CoM/CoB) subunit TfrB, whose amino-acid sequence MITVYVKRFNKETDEEPHVESYEIEEYPGMKVLDALEAINRKYDADISFRSSCLAGQCGSCGVKLNQNGALACKAEIKDGVLIEPLDFPVIKDLVVDRSSADAKIKQLQLSLDCDSKHSHDKLKPEDIKDTKKVRSCIECYTCLSTCPVVKHFKEDFLGPYYLRYISKFDFDPRDEYDRIIEALDSGMYACTSCGKCGSICPKNINSFGDAIEKLRAMAYARDLGPLDAHKVFKDNVVASGRSVSKPEEPFIETVHKKWEEEGKYYIDEDENKEKVALFTGCMVDYRAQEVGYALLDVLKANNIEIDIPEGQVCCGSPLLRTGQVDVVQDLVDKNKEIFKDYDKVITICAGCGATLKNDHPKYGSKLNVQDISEFLVDKLDASKMKELDVKVTWHDPCHLSRGQGIKDQPREIIEMIPGVEFEELELPCQCCGAGGGIKSGKPEIALELAKDKAEMVRVTGADYVTTICPFCQINIQDGLNAIGLENVKIMNLIQLLKMAYDE is encoded by the coding sequence ATGATAACCGTTTATGTGAAAAGATTCAATAAGGAGACTGATGAAGAGCCTCATGTTGAATCCTATGAAATTGAAGAATATCCTGGAATGAAAGTGCTGGATGCTTTGGAAGCAATCAATAGAAAATATGATGCGGACATAAGTTTCAGAAGCTCCTGTCTTGCAGGGCAATGCGGTTCATGCGGTGTAAAGCTTAACCAAAATGGGGCACTTGCATGTAAGGCGGAAATTAAGGATGGAGTATTGATAGAGCCTCTTGATTTCCCGGTCATCAAGGACTTGGTTGTTGATAGAAGCTCAGCAGACGCTAAGATAAAGCAATTGCAATTAAGCCTTGACTGTGACAGCAAGCATTCCCATGACAAGCTTAAGCCTGAGGATATCAAGGATACCAAAAAGGTCAGAAGCTGCATTGAATGCTATACCTGCCTTTCAACATGTCCTGTTGTAAAGCACTTTAAGGAAGACTTCCTCGGACCTTATTACTTAAGATACATCTCCAAATTCGACTTCGATCCAAGAGATGAATATGACAGGATAATCGAAGCCCTTGACAGCGGAATGTATGCATGTACAAGCTGCGGAAAATGCGGTTCAATCTGTCCAAAAAACATCAACAGCTTTGGAGATGCAATAGAAAAGCTTAGGGCTATGGCTTATGCGAGAGACCTCGGACCACTTGATGCCCATAAGGTATTCAAGGACAATGTGGTTGCAAGCGGAAGAAGTGTCAGCAAGCCAGAAGAGCCATTCATTGAAACCGTTCATAAAAAGTGGGAAGAGGAAGGCAAATACTACATCGATGAGGATGAGAATAAGGAAAAGGTTGCATTGTTCACAGGCTGTATGGTGGATTACAGAGCCCAGGAAGTGGGATATGCCCTTCTTGATGTCCTAAAGGCAAACAATATTGAAATAGACATTCCGGAAGGACAGGTATGCTGCGGATCTCCGCTTCTAAGAACCGGTCAGGTCGATGTTGTTCAAGATCTTGTTGACAAGAACAAGGAAATCTTCAAGGATTATGACAAGGTAATCACCATCTGTGCAGGATGTGGAGCTACCTTAAAAAATGACCATCCGAAATACGGTTCAAAGCTTAATGTGCAGGATATCAGTGAATTCCTTGTGGATAAGCTTGATGCAAGCAAGATGAAAGAGCTTGATGTCAAAGTCACCTGGCATGACCCTTGTCACCTGTCAAGAGGCCAAGGCATTAAGGACCAGCCAAGGGAAATCATTGAAATGATTCCTGGAGTTGAATTCGAAGAGCTTGAGCTTCCTTGCCAATGCTGCGGTGCAGGTGGAGGAATCAAGTCAGGGAAGCCTGAGATTGCTTTGGAGCTTGCAAAGGACAAAGCGGAAATGGTTAGAGTTACCGGTGCAGATTATGTAACCACAATATGCCCATTCTGTCAAATCAACATTCAAGACGGTTTGAATGCAATCGGTTTGGAGAATGTTAAAATTATGAATCTTATTCAATTGCTTAAAATGGCTTATGATGAATGA
- a CDS encoding zinc ribbon domain-containing protein, whose product METNNIRYFYRNIVKSGKKYRIKYNNKDYGEFSKLSDALYERDCLFYCNFDYDLLVECDLPNRYENMELPPFPESRPRGQIKGLKFNKKEQEGEIIFDHKERKFCVKRGEEHFGKYDSMVEAYFVKKTLMEHDWDRACLIQNRKIREDIFLNQKVKSSEPLLPKFCPQCGNRVKEDDKVCKICGIKLHGK is encoded by the coding sequence ATGGAAACTAATAATATAAGATATTTTTATAGGAATATAGTAAAATCCGGCAAGAAATATCGTATAAAATATAATAATAAGGATTATGGCGAATTTAGTAAGCTATCTGATGCCCTCTATGAAAGGGATTGCCTCTTCTATTGCAATTTTGATTACGACCTGCTTGTGGAATGCGATTTGCCTAACAGATATGAGAACATGGAACTTCCCCCATTTCCTGAAAGCCGTCCAAGGGGACAGATCAAGGGACTGAAATTCAATAAGAAGGAACAGGAAGGGGAAATCATCTTCGACCATAAGGAACGTAAGTTCTGTGTGAAAAGAGGAGAGGAACATTTCGGCAAATATGATAGTATGGTCGAAGCTTATTTTGTAAAGAAAACATTAATGGAACATGATTGGGACAGAGCCTGTCTCATTCAAAACAGAAAGATCAGAGAGGATATTTTCCTTAATCAGAAAGTTAAGTCAAGCGAACCGTTACTTCCTAAATTCTGTCCTCAATGTGGTAATAGAGTTAAGGAAGATGATAAGGTCTGTAAGATTTGCGGTATAAAATTACATGGAAAATAA
- a CDS encoding DUF2124 family protein — protein sequence METISEFKGLNGNIVAFKEAVGDVEKVTFLGTPGVCTPFAALFSYAIRDKEVHFISSTKIETCHKFEFKPYGMQLNDEVSDPHESDAVVLLGGLTMPKANTDVDELNETINEILKEDGKIIGVGYMDMFTKAGWLDKVDFDCIVDGTLTGVTKK from the coding sequence ATGGAAACAATCAGTGAATTCAAAGGATTAAACGGAAACATTGTAGCATTCAAGGAAGCGGTCGGAGATGTGGAAAAGGTTACATTCTTAGGCACACCTGGTGTCTGTACACCATTTGCAGCATTGTTCTCATATGCAATAAGGGATAAGGAAGTTCATTTCATCTCTTCAACAAAGATTGAAACCTGTCACAAATTCGAATTCAAGCCATACGGCATGCAGCTTAACGATGAGGTGTCCGACCCTCATGAATCTGATGCTGTTGTACTGTTAGGAGGACTTACCATGCCTAAGGCCAATACGGATGTTGATGAATTGAATGAGACAATCAATGAAATCCTAAAGGAAGATGGCAAGATAATCGGTGTAGGCTACATGGATATGTTCACCAAAGCAGGATGGTTGGATAAGGTTGACTTCGACTGCATTGTAGATGGAACATTGACTGGAGTTACCAAAAAATAA
- a CDS encoding 4Fe-4S binding protein yields MKDEKRRKGYYEDVTTTLVKYTFHTRFFLSRLTRRSKIAKKIIDRILFQDDEVYVLPNKNTIHNTKKETITANIEINQSFEKDDSEFVPSEIIKEVIKEASDIVIMHKCLCRSSANCKDYPHDFGCIFIGPASKKIASKYGRTASVEEALAHVDKADELGLSHVIGRNKIDSVWMNVRPKEELLTICHCCPCCCLWKVLPDLDDDISNKVKRLDDVEVHPVNDNCRMCKKCLGDNVCFGGAISLEDGKITIDQDKCVGCGHCVQKCKFDAIELTYTQKSVDSVLNRIGELVDYKK; encoded by the coding sequence ATGAAGGACGAAAAAAGACGAAAAGGATATTATGAGGATGTGACTACAACCTTAGTCAAATACACTTTCCACACACGATTTTTCCTTTCAAGATTGACCAGAAGATCAAAAATAGCTAAAAAAATCATTGATAGGATCCTTTTCCAAGATGATGAAGTATATGTCCTTCCAAACAAGAATACAATCCACAATACCAAAAAAGAAACTATCACTGCAAACATTGAAATCAATCAAAGCTTTGAAAAGGATGACTCCGAGTTTGTACCAAGCGAAATCATCAAGGAAGTCATCAAGGAAGCCAGTGATATTGTCATTATGCACAAATGCCTTTGCAGAAGCTCAGCAAATTGTAAGGATTATCCTCATGACTTTGGCTGTATCTTCATAGGTCCTGCATCTAAGAAAATAGCTTCAAAATATGGTAGAACTGCAAGTGTTGAAGAAGCATTAGCCCATGTTGACAAAGCGGATGAATTAGGATTAAGCCATGTCATCGGCAGAAACAAAATTGATAGCGTTTGGATGAATGTAAGGCCTAAAGAGGAATTGTTGACAATCTGTCACTGCTGCCCTTGCTGTTGCTTATGGAAAGTGCTTCCGGATCTGGATGACGACATCAGCAATAAGGTAAAAAGACTTGATGATGTTGAAGTACATCCTGTAAATGACAATTGCAGAATGTGCAAGAAATGTTTAGGTGACAATGTCTGCTTTGGTGGTGCAATCAGTCTTGAAGATGGAAAGATAACTATTGACCAGGACAAATGCGTTGGCTGTGGACATTGCGTTCAAAAATGCAAATTTGATGCGATTGAATTGACTTACACACAAAAGTCAGTTGATTCCGTTTTAAATAGGATTGGAGAATTGGTTGACTATAAGAAATAG
- a CDS encoding 2TM domain-containing protein, translating to MSESELYNRAEKRVDEKMGFYRHLYSYVAVNIILIIINVLFSRGEWWFYWVSFFWGIGLVSHYLKTFVFFEKFDEKYRDQMIEKEMEKMRK from the coding sequence ATGTCAGAAAGTGAATTATACAACAGAGCAGAAAAAAGAGTAGATGAAAAAATGGGCTTTTATCGCCATTTATACAGTTATGTTGCTGTCAACATAATTCTTATTATCATAAATGTATTGTTTTCCCGTGGTGAATGGTGGTTTTACTGGGTGAGCTTCTTCTGGGGAATCGGTTTGGTATCCCATTATCTCAAAACCTTCGTTTTCTTTGAGAAATTCGATGAGAAATACAGAGATCAAATGATTGAAAAGGAAATGGAAAAGATGAGAAAATAA
- a CDS encoding indolepyruvate oxidoreductase subunit beta produces the protein MDNNENNNYSIYISGVGGQGIIKTSVIIGESAMLEGYDVVMSEIHGMSQRGGSVSTELKIGNFKSSIVEESKADLILAFEPIEVLRGLNKANKDTTLIFNTFPIVPSTLTQTGESYPEIEDIIKNLKDNFDSVYPIEGNGLAKDAGSILSLNMVLLGACVANDSFPLSKETVETAMKHNLAPKFHEMNLKAIENGYNAIKSSL, from the coding sequence ATGGATAATAATGAAAATAACAATTACAGCATTTACATTTCCGGTGTAGGAGGTCAGGGAATCATTAAGACATCTGTAATCATTGGAGAATCTGCAATGCTTGAAGGTTATGATGTTGTAATGAGTGAGATTCATGGTATGAGCCAAAGGGGAGGATCTGTATCAACCGAGCTTAAGATAGGCAACTTCAAATCATCTATTGTAGAGGAATCCAAAGCAGACTTGATTCTTGCTTTTGAACCTATTGAAGTCTTAAGGGGATTGAATAAGGCAAATAAAGATACTACTCTCATCTTTAATACTTTCCCTATTGTACCTTCAACTTTAACTCAAACTGGAGAAAGCTATCCTGAAATTGAAGATATCATTAAGAATCTAAAGGATAATTTTGATTCAGTTTATCCTATTGAAGGAAATGGCCTTGCTAAAGATGCAGGAAGCATTTTATCATTGAATATGGTGCTTTTAGGTGCATGTGTTGCAAATGACAGTTTCCCACTTTCTAAGGAAACAGTTGAAACTGCAATGAAACACAATTTAGCTCCTAAATTCCATGAGATGAATTTAAAAGCTATTGAAAACGGTTATAATGCTATTAAAAGTTCATTATAA
- a CDS encoding amidohydrolase family protein has product MKTIANGLVLKGIELSPAKENIVIDDDNNIMEISKDALEGEIIDASGKIVCPRFMNAHTHIGDSIIKDEGDGLSLDEMVKPPHGIKHIALESADDDELIDAMRESMWDMYNLGISHFIDYREGGLEGVRLLKEAAKDIPITPIILARDSSFYGEDANYHQVKVAIRKLLKEADGIGLSGFGEIDTTVAEIICEKCEAAGKISSIHVAESEDNQFASLEKTDKTEPQRAFDAGFNQIVHMTNPKEDDINQLSRSDSSLTICPRSNGALSVGIIPLFDILKTGVKPLIGSDNIMINSPNLFREMEFTLKIMKGISKDYIAPVEILKMATTNVGINTSLASKINKPYIEVGQKAEFMIINQKSNNPYLSIINRTEVNDISDIF; this is encoded by the coding sequence ATGAAGACTATAGCAAATGGATTGGTTCTGAAAGGAATTGAATTGAGTCCTGCAAAGGAAAACATTGTCATTGACGACGATAACAATATCATGGAAATCTCTAAGGATGCACTGGAAGGGGAAATCATTGACGCATCAGGCAAGATAGTTTGTCCAAGGTTCATGAATGCCCACACCCATATTGGGGATTCCATAATAAAGGATGAAGGAGACGGTCTGAGTCTTGATGAAATGGTTAAGCCTCCTCATGGAATAAAGCATATTGCTTTGGAATCAGCAGATGACGATGAACTGATAGACGCTATGAGAGAATCTATGTGGGACATGTACAATCTTGGAATCAGTCATTTCATTGATTATCGTGAAGGTGGCCTTGAAGGGGTCAGGCTTCTTAAGGAGGCAGCCAAAGACATTCCAATCACTCCAATCATACTTGCCCGTGACAGCTCTTTCTATGGTGAGGATGCAAATTACCATCAGGTTAAGGTAGCAATCAGAAAGTTATTGAAGGAAGCTGATGGTATTGGCCTAAGCGGTTTTGGTGAGATTGATACAACAGTGGCTGAAATCATCTGTGAAAAATGTGAAGCCGCTGGAAAAATATCATCCATTCATGTTGCTGAAAGTGAAGACAACCAATTCGCATCACTTGAAAAAACAGACAAAACAGAGCCTCAAAGGGCATTCGATGCAGGATTCAATCAGATTGTCCATATGACCAATCCAAAGGAAGATGACATCAATCAGCTTTCAAGATCAGATTCATCCTTAACAATCTGCCCTCGTTCAAACGGTGCATTGAGCGTTGGAATCATTCCACTTTTTGACATATTGAAAACAGGAGTAAAACCTTTGATAGGCAGTGACAATATAATGATAAACAGCCCTAATCTATTTAGAGAAATGGAGTTTACCTTAAAGATAATGAAAGGGATTTCAAAGGATTACATAGCACCTGTAGAAATATTGAAAATGGCAACAACTAATGTAGGCATAAACACTTCATTAGCTTCAAAAATCAATAAACCTTACATAGAAGTGGGTCAAAAGGCGGAGTTTATGATCATTAATCAGAAATCAAATAATCCATATCTCAGTATAATCAATAGAACTGAAGTGAATGACATATCAGATATTTTTTAG
- a CDS encoding LytTR family DNA-binding domain-containing protein: MKVQLFVSKDLEEPYAEIYTDVLTDNIQKAMVLLESETQEDEEGIGDNSILAVKKGQDIVLLDFEDIFMIRVEDKQTKVYTEDRDYLIKKPLYQIEENLDSNFVRVSKTTIVNLRKIKRVAPSLKGMMFIELKNGLKDNISRKYLSDFKSALDL; encoded by the coding sequence ATGAAAGTGCAATTATTTGTTTCAAAGGATCTTGAGGAACCTTATGCTGAGATATACACAGATGTATTGACAGACAATATTCAAAAGGCTATGGTTCTTCTGGAAAGTGAAACTCAAGAGGATGAGGAAGGAATCGGTGACAATTCAATATTGGCTGTTAAGAAAGGGCAGGATATTGTCCTTTTGGATTTTGAAGACATCTTCATGATTAGAGTGGAAGACAAGCAGACAAAGGTCTATACAGAGGATAGGGATTATTTGATAAAGAAACCTCTCTATCAGATTGAAGAGAATCTGGACTCTAATTTCGTAAGGGTCTCAAAGACCACAATTGTCAATTTGAGAAAGATAAAGAGAGTGGCTCCTTCTTTAAAGGGAATGATGTTCATTGAACTTAAGAACGGTTTGAAGGATAATATTTCAAGAAAATATCTATCAGATTTTAAAAGTGCTTTAGATTTATAA
- the iorA gene encoding indolepyruvate ferredoxin oxidoreductase subunit alpha: MAYDQLVTSEKGDKLFLLGNEAAVRGAIEAGVSVAATYPGTPSSEIGNILSVVAKNAEMYFEFSANEKVAMEVAATAAASGLRSFTFMKHVGLNVAADSFMTTAYSGVKGGMIVLVADDPSLFSSQNEQDTRNYSRLSSIPILEPSSPQEIKDMMVYGFDLSEQFQIPVILRTSTRVSHMRGIVECGEIEKPKSTTKATESDSHWLKGYFVKDPKQFVPVPANSLSMHSRLAEKMEELEEVANESPVNEVISFENGTLQGKFGVISSGGAFNYAYDVVAQENLGMDILKIGISYPTPKDLIHEFCQNLEGVFIVEEVDPVLERDVLAVLGENNLDCPVYGKFDGTFPMVHEYNPDIVKESINKIISDLVDDSEFKEEYKSENGEDFEGDLIEIIEPMECTEGLNELVENIPTRAPTLCAGCSHRSAYYAAVKAYQELGYAKEDMIFASDIGCYTLGISPPYETADYLLAMGSSVGDGCGFSVATNQHVMSFIGDSTFFHSGLSPLVNAVHNKNRFVLTILDNRITAMTGGQPNPGIPVDGMGDEAPAISIEDIVEAIGVKFLKIVNPHNIKKTVDIYKEALEYDGVAVVIARYPCTLIKGQKKKAPMVIKDNCVKCLTCVKTLACPAISYLNDKVVVDESLCKSCTVCIQVCPNKAIGVKKGD, translated from the coding sequence ATGGCTTATGATCAATTAGTAACTAGTGAAAAAGGAGATAAGCTTTTCCTCTTGGGTAATGAAGCTGCTGTAAGGGGAGCCATTGAGGCTGGCGTATCAGTTGCAGCAACTTATCCTGGAACTCCTTCCTCTGAAATAGGAAATATCTTATCAGTGGTTGCTAAGAATGCAGAGATGTATTTTGAATTCTCTGCAAATGAAAAGGTGGCAATGGAGGTGGCAGCCACTGCAGCTGCAAGTGGCCTCAGGTCATTCACCTTCATGAAACATGTAGGATTGAATGTGGCTGCCGATTCATTCATGACCACTGCTTACTCTGGAGTTAAGGGAGGAATGATTGTTCTTGTAGCAGACGACCCTTCATTGTTCTCTTCCCAAAATGAACAGGATACAAGAAACTACTCAAGGCTTTCTTCCATTCCAATCCTGGAACCATCCTCTCCTCAAGAGATTAAGGACATGATGGTTTACGGTTTTGACTTGTCTGAACAATTCCAGATTCCTGTCATTCTTAGAACAAGCACTCGTGTATCTCACATGAGAGGAATTGTGGAATGCGGCGAGATTGAGAAACCTAAATCCACTACCAAGGCAACAGAATCAGACAGTCATTGGCTGAAGGGATACTTTGTCAAGGACCCAAAGCAATTCGTACCTGTACCTGCCAATTCACTTTCAATGCATTCAAGGTTGGCAGAAAAGATGGAAGAATTGGAGGAAGTGGCTAATGAAAGCCCTGTCAATGAAGTTATTTCCTTTGAAAACGGCACACTTCAAGGAAAATTCGGTGTAATCTCTTCCGGAGGTGCCTTCAATTATGCTTATGATGTTGTGGCTCAGGAAAATTTGGGCATGGATATTCTTAAGATTGGAATATCCTATCCTACTCCAAAGGATCTGATACATGAATTCTGTCAAAACCTTGAGGGAGTATTCATTGTTGAGGAAGTGGATCCTGTGCTTGAAAGGGATGTCCTTGCTGTTTTAGGTGAAAACAATCTGGACTGTCCTGTTTACGGCAAGTTCGATGGAACTTTCCCAATGGTTCATGAATATAATCCTGATATCGTGAAGGAATCCATTAATAAAATAATCTCTGATTTGGTTGATGATTCAGAGTTTAAGGAGGAATACAAATCAGAAAACGGTGAGGATTTCGAAGGTGATTTGATTGAAATCATCGAACCGATGGAATGCACTGAAGGATTGAATGAGCTTGTGGAGAACATTCCAACAAGGGCTCCTACATTATGTGCAGGATGTTCACATAGGTCCGCTTACTATGCGGCAGTTAAGGCTTATCAGGAACTTGGCTATGCTAAAGAGGATATGATATTTGCATCTGACATCGGATGCTATACCTTAGGAATCAGCCCACCTTATGAAACCGCTGACTATTTGCTTGCAATGGGTTCATCTGTCGGTGACGGTTGCGGATTCTCTGTTGCAACAAACCAGCATGTAATGAGCTTCATTGGAGATTCAACATTTTTCCACAGTGGATTGTCTCCACTTGTCAATGCAGTTCACAATAAGAACAGGTTTGTCCTTACAATTTTAGACAATAGGATAACTGCAATGACCGGAGGTCAGCCAAACCCAGGAATTCCAGTTGATGGAATGGGTGATGAGGCACCTGCAATCTCAATTGAAGATATTGTGGAAGCAATTGGAGTAAAATTCCTAAAGATTGTAAATCCTCATAACATCAAAAAGACTGTAGACATTTACAAAGAGGCACTTGAATACGATGGTGTTGCTGTTGTCATTGCAAGATACCCATGCACATTAATCAAAGGGCAAAAGAAAAAGGCGCCTATGGTGATAAAGGACAATTGTGTAAAATGTCTTACTTGTGTAAAGACTCTTGCATGTCCTGCTATTTCCTATCTGAATGATAAGGTAGTTGTTGATGAATCATTATGCAAATCTTGCACTGTCTGTATACAAGTCTGTCCGAACAAAGCTATTGGAGTGAAAAAAGGTGATTAA
- a CDS encoding TrmJ/YjtD family RNA methyltransferase, translating to MVEDEETIRLKENIYVVFVECESPGNVGFLARTMGNFGLHKLVLINPCTLKDEAYYQAMHARETVENALIYDTVEEFAKDQKIDFIVGSTGAPGGSYNLSRIPLKPEELAKAMNYNDRIAILFGREGNGLKNAEIEMCDITVSIPTDTSYPIMNISHAAAVILYEIFKNRNNFPVEGLEESTALEKEYLIKDMEKLIDSLSIPDHKKRNGLKVFKNIINRAFITGREAHTFKGILRRLNNKIEEK from the coding sequence ATGGTTGAGGATGAAGAGACCATTCGCCTTAAGGAAAATATCTATGTAGTCTTTGTGGAATGCGAATCTCCTGGAAATGTTGGATTTTTAGCGAGAACAATGGGAAACTTCGGACTGCATAAGCTGGTTCTGATCAACCCATGCACCCTTAAGGATGAAGCCTATTACCAGGCCATGCATGCAAGGGAAACCGTTGAAAATGCATTGATTTATGATACTGTTGAGGAATTTGCAAAAGACCAAAAGATTGATTTCATCGTAGGTTCCACAGGGGCTCCTGGAGGAAGCTACAATCTTTCAAGAATTCCATTGAAACCTGAAGAGCTTGCAAAGGCGATGAATTACAATGACAGGATAGCCATTCTTTTTGGAAGGGAAGGAAATGGCTTGAAAAATGCAGAAATTGAAATGTGCGACATTACAGTAAGCATTCCAACCGACACAAGCTATCCGATAATGAACATTTCACATGCAGCTGCAGTAATCCTTTATGAAATCTTCAAGAACAGGAACAATTTTCCAGTTGAAGGATTGGAGGAAAGCACTGCACTTGAAAAGGAATATCTGATAAAGGATATGGAAAAGTTGATAGATTCATTGTCCATTCCAGACCATAAAAAGAGAAACGGCCTTAAGGTATTCAAGAATATCATCAATAGGGCATTCATTACTGGAAGGGAAGCACATACCTTCAAAGGCATTTTAAGACGTTTGAACAATAAGATAGAAGAAAAATAG